The Jiangella alba genome includes the window CAGGCGCCCGGGCCGGGCAGGTTCCGAGGGATCGGCTCGCGACCTGGTCCAGCGCCGCTCGCGGCGGTGCAGGACGGTACGGAGCCGGACCACGCCAGGCGCCGGCGCGAACACCACGGCGGCCGCGAGGGCGGCGCAGAGCATGGACAGCAACGTCACGGGCGGCTCACCAACCTCGCCCCGGGCGCACGGGCACCTCGACGCGCCGCTCGCGGCGGCAAGCCGGCTGGGTGTGGTTTCGTCACGGCTCCCATGACGACCTGGTCTGCCGCGACACCCGGTCGACCCAGAACAGGCCGGCTGCGACGAACAGCACGGCGAGCACCAGGCACGCGAGCCCGTACGGCGTCCCGGTCAGGAAGCCGAGCGCGTCGCCGTCACCCGACGAGAACAGCAGCAACGTCGCCACCGGCAGGCACGCCATCAGCCGTGCCGTCGCCCGGACAGCCGCCAACTGGGCATCGGACTCGCGCCGGACGGTCGCCTCGGCGCGCACCGAGTCGGCCACCGCGACGAGCACTGTGGACGGCGCGGCACCCGTGCGCTCGGACACCTCCCAGGCCGCCGCGACCGCATGCAGCGCCCCCGCTCCCGGAAGTGCGCCGGTGGCGCGCAGGGCGTCAGAAGGGTCGCCGCCGAGGGCGGTTCGACCCGCGGCGGGGCCGAACAGCTCGGGCCACTCGTCGGCGACCGCGCCCAGTGCGTGGGCGGGCGGCACGCCCGACGCGAGCTCACCCGCGAGCGCGACGCAGCCTTCCGCGACGTCGGACTCGCGGCGTCGCCGGTCCAGCCGCTGCCGCCGGCGCCGCAGCCAGACCCGTCCGAGTGGGACCGCGAGCAGGCCGGCCACCAGCCCGGCCGTTCCCGCGACCGTGAGGCCGGCCGATCCGGCGACGACCGACCCGCCGATGAGCAGGAGTCGTGGCGGCAGCCGCCTCAACACCGCAGCACGACCCGCGGGCCGTCCGAGCCGAGTCTCCAGCAACGACGGACGCCCGGCCCACACGACCGCCGCCAACCCACCCAGCACGATCGCCAGCAGCCCCGTCACGGTTCCCACCCCCGCCGCGCGAGCAGATCGGCCAGCACGCCGAACCCCGGACCGCGCGCCACCACGCCGTCGCCGCCGACCCGGAAGGCCGCCGCCGTCGCCAGTCCGCCGCCGACCCGACCGTCCGATCCGCCGCCACCGCCGACCACGTCGACCGCACCGTCGCCGACCACGTCGACCTGCACCACCCGGCGCCGGCCGTCGTCGTCTCTGACGAGGTGGACCACGGCATCGAGAGCCGCCCGTGCCTGAGCGTGCACCGCCGCCCGCCCCAACCCCGCCGCCAGCCCGAGCGCCTCCAGTCGCGCCGGCACGTCCGCCGTCGAGTTGGCGTGCAGAGTTCCGCAGCCGCCCTCGTGACCCGTGTTCAGTGCGGCCAGCAGATCGACGACCTCGGCACCACGCACCTCGCCGACGACGATCCGGTCGGGCCGCATGCGCAACGCCTGCCGGACCAACACGTCGAGTCCGATGCGACCGGCACCTTCGACGTTGGCCACACGCGCCTCGAGCCGGACCACGTGCGGGTGATCGGGACGCAGCTCGCCGGCATCTTCGACGAGCACGATGCGCTCACGTGGATCGCAGACGCCGAGCAACGCCTCGAGCACCGTGGTCTTGCCGCAGCCCGTCCGCCCGGTGATCAGGAACGCCAGCCGAGCCCGCACGAGCGCCGTCAGCCAGGGCTCCAGCGCGCTGGGGACCGTGCCCGCGGCGACTAGGTCGCCGAGGCTCAGCGCACGCCCGGAAGGGACCCGCAGCGAGATGACCGTGCCGTCCGGCGCGACCGGCGGCACGACGGCGTGGAGCCGCACGCCGCCGGCGAGCCGGGCGTCGACGTACGGAACCGCGTCGTCGAGCCGGCGTCCGGCCGAGGCGGCGAGCCGAACCGCGAGCCGTCGCACCGCGGTCTCGTCCCGGAACCGCACCAGCTCGCGCCGCAAGCCGTCACCGTCGTCGATCCAGACCTCATCGGGCGCGTTGACCAGCACGTCCGTCACCCCGGGACGGCGCAACAGCGGATCGAGCGGCCCGGCGCCGATGATCTCGGCCCGCAGCGCCTCGGTGACCTCGAGCACCGCGGCGTCGCCGAGGACGGCGCCCTCGGAGCGCAGCAACGCGGCGACCCGGGCGGGCGTCGGCGCCTCGGCAGCCTGCGCGAGCGTGCCCCGGATGCGGTCGAGCAGCGTCTCGTCGAACTTCATGTGCCGACCAGCCGGTGGTCGCGGAGGAGCGATTCGAGCAGCCGGCCGCACCCCTGAACCATTGGACCCTTGTTGTCGAGGCCGGGCGATTCACCGCGATCGAGTTGCGTCCCGAGCCGGGGCTCGGCCGGGAGATGCAGGGCGAACGGCAGTCCGAGCGCCATCGCGACGTCCGGTCCACGCAGGCCTGAGGACGAGGGGCCACGTGTCACCACGCGCACGTCGGCGGCGAGCGTGGTGAGGCTCGCCGCGACCCGATTGGCCGACGCGACCGCTCGCACCTCGGCCGGCACGACCAGGAGCACGGAGGCGCACAGCCCGATGGCGTACTCGGCGGCTGGATCGGGCCATCGCGGCAGATCGAGCACGACCAGGTCGACGGCCCGTCTGGCCGCGGCAAGGACCACGTCGGCGGCGTCGGGAGCGAGCGTCAGCAGGTCGCCGCGATCCCAGGACAGGACGGCCAGCCCGTGACGACCGGGCAGCTCGGATCGCAGCGCCCGCGCCCCGAGGCGGCCCCTGCTTTCGGCGAGGTCGGGCCAGCGCAGAC containing:
- a CDS encoding type II secretion system F family protein, producing MTGLLAIVLGGLAAVVWAGRPSLLETRLGRPAGRAAVLRRLPPRLLLIGGSVVAGSAGLTVAGTAGLVAGLLAVPLGRVWLRRRRQRLDRRRRESDVAEGCVALAGELASGVPPAHALGAVADEWPELFGPAAGRTALGGDPSDALRATGALPGAGALHAVAAAWEVSERTGAAPSTVLVAVADSVRAEATVRRESDAQLAAVRATARLMACLPVATLLLFSSGDGDALGFLTGTPYGLACLVLAVLFVAAGLFWVDRVSRQTRSSWEP
- a CDS encoding TadA family conjugal transfer-associated ATPase gives rise to the protein MKFDETLLDRIRGTLAQAAEAPTPARVAALLRSEGAVLGDAAVLEVTEALRAEIIGAGPLDPLLRRPGVTDVLVNAPDEVWIDDGDGLRRELVRFRDETAVRRLAVRLAASAGRRLDDAVPYVDARLAGGVRLHAVVPPVAPDGTVISLRVPSGRALSLGDLVAAGTVPSALEPWLTALVRARLAFLITGRTGCGKTTVLEALLGVCDPRERIVLVEDAGELRPDHPHVVRLEARVANVEGAGRIGLDVLVRQALRMRPDRIVVGEVRGAEVVDLLAALNTGHEGGCGTLHANSTADVPARLEALGLAAGLGRAAVHAQARAALDAVVHLVRDDDGRRRVVQVDVVGDGAVDVVGGGGGSDGRVGGGLATAAAFRVGGDGVVARGPGFGVLADLLARRGWEP